The following DNA comes from Frankia casuarinae.
GGCGCGGGAGCCGCGGTGGACGCGGCGTCGGCGGTTCACTGGTAGCCACGGATGTCCTTGAACGCGTCCGCCAGCGACGAGGTACGGGCGTCGAACACCGCGCCACCGGTGTCGGCGGAGATATCCCGCAGCGCCGCCGGGTCGGCCTCCCCGAAGGCGATCGTGAAGGTACGCACGGCACGCGCGGCCGCCGGCAGCCGCTGATAGGAGGAGCGGAAGTCGGCGGCCGAGATACCGGAGTTGTTCTCCCCGTCGGTCATCAGGACGATCGACGTGAGGTAGCCGGGGTCGGCCTCAACGGCCGCGCCGGCAGCCCGGTAGCCGGCCTCCAGCGCCGAGTAGATCGCGGTGCCGTCCTGGAGCCGCAGGCCGTCCACGAACGTGTTGACGCCCGCCAGATCCGCGGAGCCCGGCCGCGGGTCGTTCACGGCGAAGTCCACGGGGTCGTTGGCCCGGCCGGCGAAGGTGATCATCGTGATCTTCTCGCGACCCCGGAACCGGGCGAACCTGCCGGACAACGTGTCGTCCGCACCGGTGAGTCCGCGCAGCGCCGCCTGGAGCGCCGCTATCCGTGATCCGGCCATCGACCCGGACACGTCGAGCAGGAAGATGGCGTGGCTGGGCCGCCGGAACCGGTCGAGGTAGGCGGACAGCAGCTGGTCGGCGACCTGCCGGCTCGCCGGGAAGGGCAGCTCGGTGAGCGTCCGCGTCGGGAACCGGGCGTCCAACGCCACCCCGGGCAGGGCCGGCCGGCGGCTCGTGGCAGTCTGCAGCCGGTGCTGCGTCCGCGGCAGGCGCAGCCAGCTGACGACCCGGTCATAGAGATCACGCTTGTCCGGCCGCAGCAGCAGGAGAGGGTAGTCGGAGGTGACGATCCCGTCCCGGGGATAGATCAACTCCAATGGTTCGCGCAGCCGGTGCCCGGCGTTCAGGGCCAGCAGCACCGACTCATAGTTGATCATGCCGCCGAGAGTGTCCTGGGAACGGGCGTAGGCGTCGGTCAGGAAACCGGAACTGCCCGCGGTCAGTGCCTGGCCAGAGAAGAACGAGGTCAGCTGGGCAGGTCTGATGTCCTGCGGGCGCAGCGCGTCCGAGGTGCCGGCGAGTGCCGCCGCCACCCCGACCAGGGCGGAGAAACCCGAGTTCGACGCCGCGGGATTCGTCATGGCGTAGGAGAGCTGGCCGGCCGCCACCTTCGCGGCGATGTCGGCCCAGGTCACGTTGGGGTTGCCGGTCCAGCCGAACTGCCGGGCCAGGCTGCGTCGGACCCCGAACACCACCGGTGACAGCATGATCGACGATCGCGCGGCTACGGACGTCGCGCCGTTCGGCAGCAGTCGCAGGTACCGGTCGGAGGCGAACCAGGCGGCGTCGGCCTGGGCGGTGCCCCTGGTAATCGCGTCGGCGCCGTCCAGGGTGCCGGTGTAGCTCAGCCGCAGGGTGACGCCGGTCGCCCGGGTGAGATCGGGAAGCAGCGGCTGGATGTCCTGGAGTTCGGAGCCGGCGAGGACGGTGAGTTCGCCTGCGGACCCGCCGGTGCCGGACCCGTCCGCCGGTCCCGGGCCTCCGCCCGAGCAGGCGGCCACGAGCAGCACCGTCAGGAGACACGCGAGCAGGGCCGCGGGCGGCCGTCGGTTCACCGGCCGCCGCCCGGCAGCGTCAGCTCGCCACCGCCGTCGGGGTACGAGCCGAGCTCGCCGATCTCGCCCGCGGCCGACCGGTCCAGGTAGGCGGTGGCCCTGCCGATCTCGGTGGACAGCGCGTCCACCGTCGTCCGCATGGTGTCCAGCGCGGCGGCGCGGTAGTCGTCGATGGCGTCGATGGTGGCGTAAATGTTCGCGAAGGCCTGCTGGAGGGTCCGCAGCGAGACGGTCGCCGAGGACGCCTGCCGGTGCACGTCGGCGCTCTGCCGGCGCAACAGCTCCGACGTGCCAGAAATGATCTTCTCGGTGGTGCTGTTCAGGGCCGAGATCTGGTCAAGGACCATCTTCTGGTCGGCCAGCGCCTGGGCGACGATCACCGCGGTGCGCAGGGCCGACACGGTCGTGGTGCTCGCCCGGTCCACACCCTTGATGAGTTCGAGGTTGTTGCGCCGGAGCAGGTCCAACGCAAGGTAGCCCTGTGCGCCGACGGCAAGCTGGGTAAGCAGGTCCTGGTGCTTCTGGCGGACGTAGAACAGCACGTCCCGGCGAAGCTCCTCAGCCCGGTCCGGATCGGCGCCCGCGAGCGCCGCGATCC
Coding sequences within:
- a CDS encoding vWA domain-containing protein: MNRRPPAALLACLLTVLLVAACSGGGPGPADGSGTGGSAGELTVLAGSELQDIQPLLPDLTRATGVTLRLSYTGTLDGADAITRGTAQADAAWFASDRYLRLLPNGATSVAARSSIMLSPVVFGVRRSLARQFGWTGNPNVTWADIAAKVAAGQLSYAMTNPAASNSGFSALVGVAAALAGTSDALRPQDIRPAQLTSFFSGQALTAGSSGFLTDAYARSQDTLGGMINYESVLLALNAGHRLREPLELIYPRDGIVTSDYPLLLLRPDKRDLYDRVVSWLRLPRTQHRLQTATSRRPALPGVALDARFPTRTLTELPFPASRQVADQLLSAYLDRFRRPSHAIFLLDVSGSMAGSRIAALQAALRGLTGADDTLSGRFARFRGREKITMITFAGRANDPVDFAVNDPRPGSADLAGVNTFVDGLRLQDGTAIYSALEAGYRAAGAAVEADPGYLTSIVLMTDGENNSGISAADFRSSYQRLPAAARAVRTFTIAFGEADPAALRDISADTGGAVFDARTSSLADAFKDIRGYQ